The following proteins are co-located in the Dyadobacter chenwenxiniae genome:
- the nuoF gene encoding NADH-quinone oxidoreductase subunit NuoF, whose protein sequence is MAIKILTEHINTPGIETFDVYRQKGGYTAVEKAIKTMTSEEVVEEAKKSGVRGRGGAGFPMGMKWGFLAKPEGVPRYLVCNADESEPGTFKDHHLMKCIPHLLIEGMIISSYALGANKSFIYVRGELMYVIRILEKAIEEAKAKGFLGKNILGTGYDLELIVQPGGGAYICGEETALLESLEGKRGNPRNKPPFPAVKGLYQSPTVVNNVESISNMPWIINNGGDAYAAIGLGRSTGTKLISASGHINKPGVYEIELGVSVDEFLNSDEYCGGVRTGHHLKALVAGGSSVPILPAHLITKTANGEDRLMSYESLSDGGFATGTMLGSGGFIVFDETACIVRNTWNFARFYHHESCGQCSPCREGTGWMEKVLHRIEHGHGSMHDIDLLVDISKKIEGNTICPLGDAAAWPVASAIRHFRDEFMWHITHPHEASQPGAVYQGEMALV, encoded by the coding sequence ATGGCTATAAAAATCTTAACGGAACACATTAATACACCGGGCATCGAAACTTTCGACGTTTACCGTCAAAAGGGAGGATATACGGCCGTTGAAAAAGCAATAAAAACGATGACCTCAGAAGAGGTCGTTGAAGAAGCAAAGAAATCCGGTGTGCGTGGAAGAGGTGGTGCAGGATTCCCGATGGGCATGAAATGGGGCTTTTTAGCAAAGCCAGAAGGTGTTCCCCGTTATCTGGTGTGTAATGCGGATGAATCCGAGCCGGGAACATTCAAAGATCACCATTTGATGAAGTGCATTCCGCATTTGCTGATCGAGGGGATGATCATTTCCAGTTATGCACTTGGTGCGAACAAATCGTTTATATACGTGCGCGGGGAGCTCATGTACGTGATCCGCATCCTGGAAAAAGCCATCGAAGAAGCAAAAGCGAAAGGATTCCTTGGTAAAAATATATTGGGAACCGGTTATGATCTTGAACTGATCGTACAACCAGGTGGTGGCGCTTACATTTGCGGCGAAGAAACTGCTTTGCTGGAATCTTTGGAAGGAAAAAGAGGAAATCCAAGAAACAAACCACCATTCCCTGCTGTAAAAGGACTTTATCAAAGCCCCACTGTGGTAAACAATGTGGAGTCTATCTCCAACATGCCTTGGATCATCAACAACGGCGGCGATGCTTATGCTGCTATCGGATTGGGGCGCAGCACAGGAACGAAGCTGATTTCTGCTTCGGGACACATTAACAAGCCGGGCGTTTATGAAATTGAACTGGGCGTAAGCGTTGACGAATTCCTTAACTCCGACGAATATTGCGGAGGCGTTAGAACAGGGCATCATTTGAAAGCATTGGTTGCCGGAGGTTCTTCAGTCCCCATTTTACCCGCACATTTGATTACCAAAACGGCCAACGGCGAGGATCGCTTAATGAGCTATGAGTCATTATCAGACGGTGGATTTGCAACCGGGACAATGTTAGGTTCGGGTGGTTTCATTGTTTTTGATGAAACCGCCTGTATCGTACGTAACACCTGGAATTTCGCCCGTTTTTACCATCACGAATCTTGCGGCCAATGCAGCCCTTGCCGCGAAGGAACCGGCTGGATGGAAAAAGTGCTTCACCGCATTGAACACGGCCACGGAAGCATGCACGACATTGATCTGCTGGTTGATATATCCAAAAAAATAGAAGGTAACACAATTTGTCCATTGGGAGACGCTGCTGCCTGGCCGGTTGCGAGCGCGATCCGTCATTTCAGGGATGAATTCATGTGGCACATTACCCATCCACACGAAGCATCGCAGCCCGGAGCAGTTTATCAGGGCGAAATGGCATTAGTATAA
- a CDS encoding NADH-quinone oxidoreductase subunit A, which yields MKNSYFPSDYLPILVQFILAAGFIGGTMIVTHLIGPSRKSKLKDDPFECGIESVGDARTPISVKYFLVAILFVLFDVEVIFMYPWAVNFKGLGMFGFVEMLLFMALLLSGFYYVIRKGVLNWEE from the coding sequence ATGAAAAATTCGTATTTCCCTTCCGATTATCTGCCGATTTTGGTTCAGTTTATCCTGGCGGCTGGCTTCATCGGTGGCACAATGATTGTAACACATTTAATCGGCCCAAGCAGGAAAAGCAAATTAAAAGATGATCCGTTTGAATGTGGTATAGAATCTGTCGGCGATGCCCGCACGCCTATATCCGTAAAATATTTTCTTGTTGCCATCCTATTCGTCCTTTTTGACGTCGAGGTGATATTTATGTATCCCTGGGCAGTTAATTTTAAGGGTTTAGGAATGTTTGGGTTTGTAGAAATGTTATTATTCATGGCATTGCTCCTTTCCGGATTTTATTATGTGATCCGCAAAGGGGTTCTGAACTGGGAAGAGTAA
- a CDS encoding NADH-quinone oxidoreductase subunit C, whose product MLSNQEVAEALLEKFGDQVFDFEEPYGLLTLSTSREEIIPLLEFLRDHKTYQFIFLTDITGIHYPDNVENEFMVVYHMHSFVHNFRVRIKVSLAEADIHIPTATGLFASANWMERETYDFFGIMFDGHPNLKRILNIEEMDYFPMRREFPMEDATREDKTDALFGR is encoded by the coding sequence ATGCTAAGTAACCAGGAGGTAGCCGAAGCGCTTTTGGAAAAATTTGGTGATCAGGTTTTTGACTTTGAAGAGCCTTACGGATTGCTGACGCTTTCAACCTCTCGCGAGGAAATCATACCACTTTTAGAATTTCTGCGCGACCATAAAACCTACCAGTTTATTTTTTTAACAGACATAACTGGCATTCATTATCCCGACAATGTGGAAAATGAATTTATGGTTGTATATCACATGCACAGTTTCGTGCACAATTTCCGTGTCCGAATTAAGGTAAGTCTTGCAGAAGCCGACATTCACATTCCAACTGCAACGGGCTTGTTTGCCTCCGCCAACTGGATGGAGCGCGAAACTTATGATTTCTTCGGGATCATGTTTGACGGGCACCCTAATTTAAAGCGCATTTTGAACATTGAAGAAATGGATTACTTCCCAATGAGACGGGAGTTTCCGATGGAAGATGCAACGCGCGAAGACAAGACTGATGCCCTTTTTGGCCGATGA
- a CDS encoding T9SS type A sorting domain-containing protein, with amino-acid sequence MRHRIIFPVVAKALLLISFISSTAFSQIRITSPTFQAVYQQNVQGQREITVSGTFTVPMDKVEVRAVPVVQGQGFETPWGPLQEAPKGGVFKGNITLMKGWYSLEVRGLSDGKVVGRDILSRLGVGEVFIIAGQSNAQGLRAYPGPSAQDDRVMYISNYNNDDRDLLTDPLPPAFNKISQDLGIMSPRGQSAWCWGILGDLLAAKLNAPILFINTAWEGTSIENWASSAKGLKTQNKYGGFVYPPQMPYANLRIAARNYGNQYGVRAILWMQGETDALYNTPTASYREDLQFVMNRLGSETGDKRITWVIARTSRTSAGSNIASSINPAIIAAQNAVLDTQFNPTYPGPETDPLVPNRGDGTHFVGRDPASTREALTILANAWNESLDANFFSTVTPTNPAPVPAIEASCVTENNAVTITLPTGFSSYLWNNGATGNSITVSDAGTYRATVKDNAGNSILTSVVVLENGAKPVQPTIQQQGDQQACFDSAFQFSVGESTDIYSWYKQGSNTVIATGATAQIAESGNYYVQGRNIFGCVSENSTVSSLIVRPEISKPVIEPSGPFSITAAIPEDLDAKFLWRRPGTESDTTANLIKILKTGVYTTRAQVVFQLGDDLLTCYSDTASREFKTNEQNEVVIYPNPSEGNFVYIESRDNIRDASVTVFDIYGRVIRTLTPRILDSRIEIDVRYLPTGKYILRVTGQGQSLTKQIVIR; translated from the coding sequence ATGCGTCATAGAATTATTTTTCCGGTTGTGGCAAAGGCATTGCTGTTGATCAGTTTTATATCCTCAACAGCCTTCTCGCAAATCCGAATCACTTCACCAACCTTCCAGGCTGTATATCAACAAAATGTTCAGGGACAGCGAGAAATAACCGTTTCAGGAACCTTTACTGTCCCTATGGACAAAGTTGAAGTCCGCGCCGTGCCTGTTGTACAGGGTCAGGGCTTTGAGACACCATGGGGACCTTTACAGGAAGCTCCGAAAGGTGGCGTTTTTAAAGGTAATATCACATTGATGAAGGGCTGGTATTCTCTCGAAGTCCGTGGTCTTTCGGACGGAAAGGTTGTTGGCAGGGACATTCTATCCAGATTAGGCGTCGGCGAAGTCTTTATCATTGCCGGCCAGTCCAATGCACAAGGTTTAAGAGCATATCCAGGACCTTCGGCGCAGGATGACCGTGTCATGTATATTTCAAATTACAATAATGATGATAGGGACTTACTGACGGATCCTCTTCCGCCTGCATTCAATAAAATTTCACAAGATTTGGGAATTATGTCACCAAGGGGGCAATCTGCCTGGTGTTGGGGGATTTTGGGCGACTTATTGGCCGCCAAGTTGAATGCTCCCATCCTGTTCATTAATACGGCCTGGGAAGGAACTTCAATCGAAAACTGGGCGAGCAGTGCCAAAGGATTAAAAACACAAAATAAATACGGAGGGTTTGTATATCCTCCCCAGATGCCTTATGCAAATTTAAGGATTGCAGCAAGAAATTATGGCAATCAATATGGTGTAAGAGCCATTTTATGGATGCAAGGTGAAACGGATGCGCTTTATAACACGCCCACCGCATCCTACAGAGAAGATCTTCAGTTTGTTATGAACAGGCTTGGAAGCGAAACAGGCGATAAGCGTATCACATGGGTTATTGCCCGTACTTCCAGAACTTCTGCGGGTTCTAATATAGCATCCAGTATAAATCCTGCCATCATTGCCGCGCAAAATGCAGTTCTTGATACGCAGTTTAATCCAACTTATCCAGGACCAGAAACGGATCCGCTGGTTCCAAACAGAGGAGATGGAACGCACTTCGTTGGCCGGGACCCTGCCAGTACCAGAGAAGCACTTACTATTCTTGCCAATGCCTGGAATGAAAGTCTTGACGCTAATTTCTTTTCAACCGTTACGCCCACCAATCCGGCGCCAGTCCCTGCGATAGAAGCGAGTTGTGTGACGGAAAATAATGCTGTTACGATCACTTTGCCTACCGGTTTCTCTTCCTACTTGTGGAATAACGGCGCAACAGGCAACTCTATCACTGTTTCCGATGCCGGAACTTACCGCGCGACGGTGAAGGATAATGCAGGAAATTCGATCCTGACGTCGGTTGTAGTGCTTGAAAACGGCGCGAAGCCGGTGCAACCAACCATTCAGCAGCAGGGCGACCAGCAGGCATGTTTTGATTCTGCATTTCAGTTCTCAGTCGGAGAATCAACAGACATTTACAGTTGGTATAAACAAGGATCAAACACAGTTATTGCAACCGGCGCGACTGCGCAAATCGCGGAAAGCGGTAATTACTACGTGCAGGGAAGAAACATTTTTGGTTGCGTTTCTGAAAATTCAACTGTTTCGTCGCTGATTGTCAGACCCGAAATTTCAAAGCCTGTCATAGAGCCGTCAGGTCCATTCAGCATCACGGCTGCAATTCCGGAAGACCTGGATGCGAAGTTCTTGTGGCGCAGACCTGGAACTGAGTCGGATACAACAGCCAACTTGATAAAAATATTAAAAACTGGCGTATACACTACAAGAGCGCAGGTTGTTTTTCAACTAGGAGATGATTTACTGACTTGCTATTCGGATACGGCATCACGTGAGTTTAAAACCAATGAGCAAAACGAAGTAGTGATCTACCCTAATCCAAGTGAGGGAAACTTTGTTTACATTGAGTCAAGAGATAACATCCGCGACGCTTCTGTAACTGTTTTTGACATCTACGGAAGGGTGATCCGTACATTGACACCCAGGATACTGGACAGCCGGATCGAAATTGATGTGCGATACCTGCCAACAGGGAAGTATATCCTGCGTGTAACCGGGCAGGGTCAGAGCCTTACCAAACAGATCGTGATCCGATAA
- a CDS encoding glycosyltransferase family 39 protein, producing MEINKSLIWVRDKSFVIALIFGLISALILLIIKFQASISYHPDISGSEGSSIVPIQLLVSGNPIYLDPEDAPFRLSQYAPVYSTIVATFCKVVGWSALEVHKIYLASRLWSNLFVLATVGLVGVFLNRLTKKPFIAIIASLYIFHVLSFWFLTTSRPDSLLILLTILFIFSSYNALKEDGNQIWFYAAIFIAVTAFFVKQSGAILAISAGVYWILNREWKTLLSLTAFGMVVMGLYLAILPINTIDLFFTNIIGGVANSASWDWFYDWTLQHWLLQFAPLIIANVIVSGYIIYYRYSNFLLFLTLCCFLTFVFATSTAFKIGAGVGYYQDYLILSVIQITLFIAHSANTYRFQQGFFKIAASFYMIFAFLHCTLFVFMKYKSAIHSNFERNYIDERNVSEYLYHEKNLKPREWVYICGGNNLEGYFLNHFLVNNSLIPFADLVYLANLNGTFRFDKFESMVRRREIKYVISLKGIVPTNILNVDFANTLKYSSTVGPYDIYEADK from the coding sequence ATGGAAATCAATAAATCGCTGATTTGGGTCCGGGATAAATCCTTCGTGATCGCTTTGATCTTCGGGCTTATCAGCGCATTGATACTATTAATCATTAAATTCCAGGCATCCATCAGCTATCACCCCGATATCTCAGGAAGCGAAGGGAGTTCAATCGTTCCTATTCAACTCCTCGTATCGGGCAATCCCATTTATCTTGATCCGGAAGACGCTCCTTTCAGGTTATCCCAGTATGCGCCGGTTTACTCCACAATCGTCGCCACATTTTGTAAAGTAGTTGGCTGGTCGGCGCTGGAAGTGCACAAGATTTATCTTGCAAGCCGGTTATGGTCGAATCTGTTTGTTTTGGCTACGGTGGGCTTGGTGGGCGTCTTTTTGAACAGGTTGACTAAGAAGCCATTCATTGCGATCATTGCCAGTCTTTATATTTTCCATGTGCTGAGCTTTTGGTTTTTAACCACTTCCCGCCCGGATAGTTTACTGATTTTACTGACAATACTCTTTATATTTTCCAGCTATAATGCTTTAAAGGAAGATGGCAACCAAATCTGGTTTTATGCTGCTATTTTCATTGCTGTTACTGCGTTTTTTGTAAAGCAAAGCGGTGCAATTCTCGCCATTTCGGCAGGCGTTTACTGGATTTTGAATAGGGAATGGAAAACGCTGTTAAGCCTGACTGCCTTCGGAATGGTCGTTATGGGTCTTTATCTGGCCATTCTGCCCATCAACACTATTGACCTGTTTTTTACCAACATTATTGGAGGAGTAGCCAATTCGGCAAGCTGGGATTGGTTTTATGACTGGACACTGCAACATTGGCTTTTGCAATTTGCACCACTGATCATTGCCAATGTGATTGTGAGCGGCTACATTATTTATTACAGATATTCCAATTTTCTTCTGTTTCTGACGCTCTGCTGCTTTTTGACCTTCGTGTTTGCAACTTCAACAGCATTCAAAATTGGTGCAGGCGTAGGTTACTATCAGGATTATCTGATTTTATCGGTGATACAGATTACACTTTTCATAGCCCATTCTGCAAACACTTATCGCTTTCAACAAGGTTTTTTCAAGATTGCAGCATCGTTTTACATGATATTCGCATTTTTGCACTGCACCCTTTTTGTTTTTATGAAATACAAATCGGCGATCCATTCCAATTTTGAGCGTAATTACATTGATGAACGGAATGTGTCGGAATATTTATACCATGAGAAAAACCTGAAACCGCGGGAGTGGGTTTATATTTGCGGCGGCAATAATCTGGAAGGCTATTTTCTTAATCATTTTTTAGTAAATAATTCGTTAATTCCTTTTGCTGACCTCGTTTATCTCGCAAATTTGAACGGCACCTTTCGCTTCGATAAATTTGAGAGCATGGTTAGGAGAAGGGAGATTAAATATGTAATTTCATTAAAAGGGATTGTTCCTACCAACATTCTCAATGTTGATTTTGCAAACACTTTAAAGTATAGCTCAACCGTGGGCCCGTATGACATTTACGAGGCTGACAAATAG
- the nuoH gene encoding NADH-quinone oxidoreductase subunit NuoH, which yields MDLTEFLIKTATIFVVFVLTLVIAMYSTWGERKVAGFIQDRMGPNRAGPGGLLQPLADAGKMFFKEDFIPALANKWLFIAGPSLAMLTALLASAVIPFGSTFRINGHEVALQGVESNIGILYVFGVVALGVYGIMVGGWASNNKFSLLGAIRAASQNISYEVAMGLSLIAILMMSSSLSLDEIVAQQHGGNWNIFYQPLGFIIFITCSFAECNRVPFDLPECETELVGGYHTEYGSMKLGFYLFAEYINMFISSAIISVLYFGGYNYPGMDWVYTQLTQAFGTETGHNAATLIGTAVFFGKALFFIFFYMWVRWTIPRFRYDQLMNLGWKKLIPLAIFNIIITGAAVLFLKPMITAWLN from the coding sequence ATGGATTTAACGGAGTTTCTCATTAAAACCGCAACAATATTCGTTGTTTTTGTCCTTACACTGGTCATTGCCATGTACTCAACCTGGGGCGAGCGTAAAGTTGCTGGCTTTATTCAGGATAGGATGGGCCCAAACCGTGCGGGACCAGGCGGGTTATTACAGCCACTTGCTGATGCAGGCAAAATGTTTTTCAAAGAAGATTTTATTCCTGCTCTGGCAAACAAATGGCTTTTCATAGCAGGACCCAGCTTGGCCATGCTTACGGCATTGCTAGCCAGTGCGGTTATTCCTTTTGGAAGCACCTTCCGGATCAATGGTCATGAAGTGGCTTTACAGGGCGTGGAATCCAACATCGGTATCCTTTACGTTTTTGGCGTTGTTGCGCTGGGCGTTTACGGCATTATGGTCGGCGGCTGGGCTTCCAATAACAAGTTTTCGCTATTAGGGGCCATCCGTGCAGCTTCGCAGAACATTAGTTATGAAGTAGCCATGGGCCTTTCGCTGATCGCGATTCTGATGATGAGCAGCTCGCTTTCATTGGATGAGATTGTAGCGCAGCAGCATGGCGGGAACTGGAATATATTTTACCAACCATTAGGCTTTATTATATTCATAACTTGTTCTTTCGCAGAATGTAACCGTGTGCCTTTCGACCTTCCGGAGTGCGAAACTGAGCTTGTAGGCGGTTATCACACAGAGTACGGAAGTATGAAACTCGGCTTTTATCTGTTTGCCGAATACATTAACATGTTCATTTCGTCGGCCATTATTTCCGTTCTCTATTTTGGCGGATACAATTATCCTGGGATGGATTGGGTTTATACGCAGCTTACACAGGCTTTCGGAACCGAAACCGGCCATAATGCAGCCACATTGATCGGAACGGCAGTATTTTTTGGTAAAGCACTGTTCTTCATCTTTTTCTACATGTGGGTGCGCTGGACCATTCCAAGGTTCCGTTATGATCAGCTGATGAACCTGGGCTGGAAAAAACTGATCCCGCTTGCTATCTTTAATATTATTATCACCGGTGCCGCCGTGCTTTTCCTGAAGCCGATGATCACCGCGTGGTTGAATTAA
- a CDS encoding 2Fe-2S iron-sulfur cluster-binding protein, which yields MEETKPQLVKITFDGIEVEVEPGTTIMQAARKIAEADASQAALVPPAMCYYKPLPTSGGKCRACLVRVAQGSAKDPRPMPKLVPSCITQVQEGMVVENTSNQAVLDTRKSIVEFLLINHPLDCPICDQAGECHLQDFAFEHGSVNTRYEEDRRTFDKIDIGPYVQLHMTRCILCYRCVYTADQITDKRVHGVMNRGDASEISTYIEKAIDNDFSGNVIDVCPVGALTDKTFRFKNRVWFTKPEDAHRDCDKCCGKTTVWYRGDEIIRVTARKNTWGEVNDFICNTCRFEKKKTSDWVLEGPTKVKRSSVISANKYRADLVKKPDFAIKMAETQYKRIDDTRPFVTDEDTIRHQSIENNDKANHRSLLAKNN from the coding sequence ATGGAAGAGACCAAACCTCAGTTAGTAAAAATTACATTCGACGGCATTGAAGTCGAGGTGGAACCGGGAACAACGATTATGCAGGCTGCACGGAAGATTGCAGAAGCGGACGCAAGTCAGGCTGCGCTTGTGCCCCCAGCCATGTGTTACTACAAACCGCTGCCTACTTCGGGCGGAAAATGCAGAGCGTGTCTGGTTCGTGTTGCACAAGGATCTGCAAAAGATCCAAGGCCAATGCCGAAACTCGTTCCGTCTTGCATCACACAGGTTCAGGAAGGAATGGTTGTTGAAAATACATCCAATCAGGCCGTCTTGGATACGCGTAAAAGCATTGTCGAGTTTCTCCTTATCAATCACCCGCTCGACTGCCCTATTTGTGATCAGGCTGGAGAATGTCATTTGCAGGACTTTGCATTTGAGCATGGTTCGGTAAACACGCGTTACGAAGAAGACAGAAGGACTTTTGATAAAATCGATATCGGCCCATACGTGCAACTGCACATGACGCGCTGCATCCTTTGCTATCGTTGCGTTTACACGGCCGACCAAATTACAGACAAGCGTGTGCACGGCGTAATGAACCGTGGAGACGCTTCTGAAATCAGCACTTACATTGAAAAAGCGATTGATAACGATTTCTCCGGAAATGTGATCGACGTTTGCCCGGTGGGAGCGCTTACAGATAAAACTTTCCGCTTTAAAAACCGTGTATGGTTTACCAAACCAGAGGACGCGCACCGCGATTGCGACAAATGCTGCGGCAAAACTACTGTTTGGTATAGAGGTGACGAAATTATCCGTGTCACTGCCCGCAAAAATACCTGGGGAGAAGTGAATGACTTCATTTGCAACACCTGCCGTTTTGAGAAGAAAAAAACAAGCGACTGGGTGCTGGAAGGTCCAACGAAAGTGAAACGCAGCTCCGTAATTTCAGCCAACAAATACCGCGCTGATCTGGTTAAAAAACCTGATTTCGCGATAAAAATGGCAGAAACGCAGTACAAGCGCATTGACGATACACGTCCATTCGTTACGGATGAAGATACGATCCGTCATCAAAGCATTGAAAACAACGACAAAGCAAATCACCGCTCATTGTTGGCAAAAAATAACTAG
- the nuoD gene encoding NADH dehydrogenase (quinone) subunit D, with protein MADIELLPHNVSANADLPELVEELTTLNLGPTHPATHGIFQNILKMDGEKIVSGEQTIGYIHRAFEKIAERRPFYQITTLTDRMNYCSSPINNLGWHMTVEKLLSVEVPKRAQYIRVIMMELARITDHLICNSILGVDTGAFTGFLYVMQKREEVYEIYEEVCGARLTTNMGRLGGMERDLSTTAIRKIKEFIKSFPPVLRELEQLLNRNRIFMDRTINVGPISMERAISYGFTGPNLRAAGLDYDVRVMNPYSSYEDFEFSIPVGQHGDTYDRYMVRNEEMWQSLKIVEQAINNLPEGPYYADAPEYYLPPKKEVYRSMEALIYHFKIVMGEIDAPAGEVYHAVEGGNGELGFYLISDGGRTPYRLHFRRPSFIYYQAYPEMCKGSTLSDAILTMSSLNVIAGELDA; from the coding sequence ATGGCAGATATTGAATTGTTACCACATAATGTTTCCGCAAACGCCGATCTACCTGAGCTGGTTGAAGAACTGACGACGCTTAACCTCGGCCCTACGCACCCTGCAACACACGGTATTTTTCAGAATATCCTTAAAATGGATGGAGAAAAGATCGTTTCAGGAGAACAAACCATTGGATATATACATCGTGCATTTGAGAAAATAGCTGAAAGAAGGCCTTTTTATCAAATCACAACCCTTACCGACCGCATGAACTATTGCTCCTCCCCGATCAACAATCTGGGATGGCACATGACGGTCGAAAAACTGCTTAGCGTAGAAGTTCCAAAAAGAGCGCAATACATTCGCGTGATCATGATGGAGCTTGCCCGGATTACGGACCACTTGATTTGCAATAGCATCTTGGGTGTTGATACAGGTGCTTTTACCGGCTTCTTATATGTAATGCAGAAGCGTGAGGAAGTTTACGAAATCTACGAAGAAGTTTGCGGCGCCCGCTTGACAACCAATATGGGCCGTTTGGGCGGAATGGAAAGAGACCTTTCAACGACAGCGATTCGCAAGATTAAGGAATTTATAAAATCATTTCCGCCTGTTCTGAGAGAGCTTGAACAATTGCTCAACCGTAACAGGATTTTCATGGACAGGACCATTAATGTAGGCCCTATCTCCATGGAACGGGCAATTTCTTACGGTTTCACAGGTCCTAATCTTCGTGCAGCCGGTTTGGATTATGACGTTAGGGTGATGAACCCTTACTCTTCTTACGAAGATTTTGAATTCTCAATTCCTGTCGGCCAGCACGGTGATACTTACGACCGCTACATGGTACGCAATGAAGAAATGTGGCAAAGTCTGAAAATCGTGGAGCAAGCGATTAACAATCTTCCTGAAGGTCCTTATTATGCCGATGCCCCTGAATATTACTTGCCTCCCAAAAAAGAGGTTTACAGGAGCATGGAAGCGCTTATTTATCATTTTAAAATCGTAATGGGAGAGATTGACGCTCCCGCTGGCGAAGTTTACCATGCAGTAGAAGGCGGCAATGGCGAACTAGGTTTTTACCTGATCAGCGATGGCGGCCGGACTCCATATAGGCTGCATTTCCGTAGACCAAGCTTTATCTATTATCAGGCTTACCCTGAAATGTGCAAAGGAAGTACGCTTTCTGACGCAATCCTGACCATGAGTAGCCTCAATGTAATTGCAGGTGAGCTGGACGCCTAA
- the nuoE gene encoding NADH-quinone oxidoreductase subunit NuoE has translation MTESPNLVAFTPERQEKVKEIIARYPEGRQKSALLPVLHVAQEQWGWLSSEVMDHVASLLSLEPVEVYEVATFYTMYHLDPVGKHVIEYCRTGPCCLMGGEDIYGHLKQKLGIEAGQTTADGLFTLKEVECLAACGWGPVFQIREKYYMNLTNEKVDGIIEELSK, from the coding sequence ATGACTGAATCACCGAATCTGGTTGCATTTACGCCGGAAAGACAGGAAAAAGTAAAAGAGATCATAGCACGTTATCCTGAGGGCCGTCAAAAATCGGCTCTTTTGCCTGTTTTACACGTTGCCCAAGAACAATGGGGCTGGTTGAGCAGCGAAGTAATGGATCATGTGGCCAGCTTATTGAGCCTGGAACCGGTTGAGGTTTATGAAGTGGCGACCTTTTATACCATGTATCACCTCGATCCTGTGGGGAAGCATGTAATTGAATATTGCCGCACAGGTCCTTGCTGCCTTATGGGCGGAGAGGACATATACGGACATTTGAAACAAAAACTCGGAATTGAAGCCGGACAAACAACTGCGGACGGACTTTTTACATTGAAAGAAGTGGAATGTTTGGCAGCTTGTGGCTGGGGGCCTGTTTTTCAGATTCGTGAGAAATATTACATGAATCTGACGAATGAGAAAGTGGATGGAATTATTGAAGAGTTGAGTAAATAG
- a CDS encoding NADH-quinone oxidoreductase subunit B translates to MKEVTIVEAPQGHSGSGFFATSFDEAIGLARSYSLWPLPFATSCCGIEFMATMGAHYDISRFGSERPSFSPRQADLLMVMGTIAKKMAPVVKQVYLQMAEPRWVMAVGACASSGGIFDTYSVLQGIDRIIPVDVYVPGCPPRPEQIIDGLMHIQHLAQNEKLRRRNTDEYSELLASYNIQ, encoded by the coding sequence ATGAAAGAAGTAACGATTGTGGAGGCTCCGCAAGGACATAGCGGATCTGGTTTTTTTGCAACTTCATTTGATGAAGCCATCGGTTTGGCAAGAAGTTATTCACTCTGGCCACTTCCTTTTGCAACCTCTTGCTGCGGAATCGAATTCATGGCAACCATGGGAGCACATTACGATATATCCCGTTTTGGGTCAGAAAGACCTAGTTTTTCTCCCCGTCAGGCCGATTTGCTGATGGTAATGGGAACAATAGCGAAGAAAATGGCCCCTGTGGTGAAACAGGTCTATTTACAAATGGCCGAACCCCGTTGGGTAATGGCTGTTGGTGCCTGTGCTTCAAGCGGCGGAATCTTTGATACTTACAGTGTTTTGCAGGGAATTGACCGTATTATCCCCGTTGACGTGTATGTACCCGGCTGCCCGCCACGACCTGAGCAGATTATTGACGGCCTGATGCACATTCAGCATTTGGCACAAAATGAAAAGCTTCGTCGCAGAAATACAGACGAGTATTCTGAATTATTAGCATCATATAATATTCAATAA